The Polaribacter sp. Q13 sequence TAAAAGACAATGCTGGTGCTTATAATTATTACATAATTATGCCGGCAAATTTTAGAGATACTTTTAAAACTGTTCAACTTTTACCCAAAGAAAAAGTATACATTTTAGATCAAGTACCCAAAGATCTCAAAGATTATCCATCCATATATCAAAATTTCGAAAATACTATCTATGATAATTTAAATAAAGCATTAAAATTTATTTCAAAATATAGCAAAATAAATCTTATCTTTTCAGAGCAAAAACAACCTAGAGGTATACTTAAAGGATTTACACGCTTCTGCGAACAAAACACAATACCTTTTAAAGTATTAAGTAAAGTAAAAACAGCTCCCTTAATAAAAGGAGAACTCTACGTATTGCTAGATGATATAAGCCTACTTAGAATTATCAAGAAAATGAAGAGTCAGAATATGACTTTAGTGAATGATATTGGCGTAATTTCTTATAATGACACGTTATTAAAAGAAATAGTTGAAGGAGGCATTACAACCATTACTACAGACTTTAATGAAATGGGGAAAAGATTGGCTAAAATGATTTTGAACAAAGAACAGGGAAAAATAGAAAACCCGAATAAATTAATTATTAGAAACTCAATTTAACAACACATTGTATACTATAAACCAAAACACCGAAAAAAATACTTTAGAAGTAACAAATACTGAAAACACCGTTTTTGGTAAAATTTACCTAAATAAAGGAGCTAGTTTGCAAGAATTAACCTTAGGCGGAAATGCCATCATTCAAGATTTGAATCCATTAACATACGATTCTACATTTGCATCCTCCATTTTATTTCCGTTTGCAAACAGAATTAAAGATGGAAAATATTCTTTTAACAAT is a genomic window containing:
- a CDS encoding GntR family transcriptional regulator codes for the protein MISIKNKSGIPKYKQIIIAIENAISNSSLKKGDQLPSINTLKSENKLSRDTVLMAFNELKNRGIIESIVGKGYYVLNEDINVLQKIFLLFDELNSFKEDLYNSFLKNLDETIQVDIFFHHFNETIFQKLIKDNAGAYNYYIIMPANFRDTFKTVQLLPKEKVYILDQVPKDLKDYPSIYQNFENTIYDNLNKALKFISKYSKINLIFSEQKQPRGILKGFTRFCEQNTIPFKVLSKVKTAPLIKGELYVLLDDISLLRIIKKMKSQNMTLVNDIGVISYNDTLLKEIVEGGITTITTDFNEMGKRLAKMILNKEQGKIENPNKLIIRNSI